In Mus caroli chromosome 19, CAROLI_EIJ_v1.1, whole genome shotgun sequence, a genomic segment contains:
- the Insl6 gene encoding insulin-like peptide INSL6 gives MKQLCCSCLLWLGLLLTPFSREEEEESRPRKLCGRHLLIEVIKLCGQSDWSRFEMEEQTPMTQFFPHYSRKGKAFNPHPSSSAWRRFTNPVPAGVSQKKGTHTWEPPSLPDYQFEKAELLPKARVFAYHSGKPYAKSVQLQKKSTNKMNTFRSLFWGNHSQRKRRGFADKCCVIGCTKEEMAVACLPFVDF, from the exons ATGAAGCAGCTGTGCTGTTCTTGTCTGTTGTGGCTTGGACTCCTACTGACTCCTTTCTCccgggaagaagaagaggaatcCAGACCCAGGAAGCTGTGCGGCAGGCACCTGCTGATAGAAGTTATAAAACTCTGTGGCCAAAGTGACTGGAGCCGGTTTGAGATGGAGGAGCAAACTCCTATGACACAGTTCTTTCCCCACTACTCACGCAAGGGCAAAGCCTTCAACCCTCACCCTTCTTCCTCCGCCTGGAGAAGATTCACAAACCCAG TCCCTGCAGGCGTCTCTCAGAAGAAAGGAACACACACTTGGGAGCCTCCATCACTGCCTGACTATCAGTTTGAAAAGGCGGAGTTGCTCCCTAAGGCAAGAGTGTTTGCATACCACAGTGGCAAGCCCTATGCTAAGAGCGTACAACTTCAGAAGAAAAGCACGAACAAAATGAATACCTTCAGAAGTTTATTTTGGGGGAATCATTCCCAAAGGAAACGCAGAGGTTTTGCAGATAAGTGCTGTGTGATAGGATGTACCAAAGAAGAGATGGCCGTCGCGTGCCTCccctttgttgatttttaa
- the LOC110286059 gene encoding prorelaxin 1, whose translation MSSRFLLQLLGFWLLLSQPCRTRVSEEWMDGFIRMCGREYARELIKICGASVGRLALSQEEPALLARQATEVMPSFINKDAEPFDMTLKCLPNLSEEPKAVLSEARASFPELQHSPVLSDSVVSLEGFKKTLHDKLGEAEDGSPPGLKYLQSDTHSRKKRESGGLLSQQCCHVGCSRRSIAKLYC comes from the exons ATGTCCAGCAGATTTTTGCTCCAGCTCTTGGGGTTCTGGCTATTGCTGAGCCAGCCTTGCAGGACGCGAGTCTCGGAGGAGTGGATGGACGGATTCATTCGGATGTGCGGCCGTGAATATGCCCGTGAATTGATCAAAATCTGCGGGGCCTCCGTGGGAAGATTGGCTTTGAGCCAGGAGGAGCCAGCTCTGCTTGCCAGGCAAGCCACTG AAGTTATGCCATCCTTCATCAACAAAGATGCAGAGCCTTTCGATATGACGCTGAAATGCCTTCCAAATTTGTCTGAAGAGCCCAAGGCAGTACTGTCTGAGGCTCGGGCCTCGTTCCCAGAGCTACAACATTCACCTGTGTTGAGCGATTCTGTTGTTAGCTTGGAAGGCTTTAAGAAAACTCTCCATGATAAACTGGGTGAAGCAGAAGACGGCAGTCCTCCAGGGCTTAAATACTTACAATCAGATACCCATTCACGGAAAAAGAGGGAGTCTGGTGGATTGCTGAGCCAGCAATGTTGCCACGTCGGTTGTAGCAGAAGATCTATTGCTAAGCTCTATTGCTGA